One window of the Methanofollis sp. genome contains the following:
- the cbiG gene encoding cobalt-precorrin 5A hydrolase — protein MTTAVIALEHFEDEARRLAAAIEGEFLPYAPDVFERAFAGYDRIVALMSAGIAVRKCAPLLATKWRDPAVVVVSPDLRFAVPVLGGHHGANDLAREIGAAIGAVPVISTATEALGRPCVEGVAAATGTVIANPPSTLPVNAAMLDGDVPVYTVGGPAIIVASSAVSVLVRGGEYVVGVGCRRGVPAAAVEAAIRSALAEAGVGQDEVLVYATTEKKRDEPGLRDGVAALGGVLLCLPDRTINALTPPSPSRAGLIGLVGVAEPAVLALARRGELVLKKHVYGDVTVAIGR, from the coding sequence ATGACGACGGCGGTCATCGCGCTGGAGCACTTCGAGGACGAGGCCAGGCGGCTTGCGGCGGCGATCGAGGGAGAGTTCCTCCCGTACGCCCCCGACGTCTTCGAGCGTGCCTTCGCCGGTTACGACCGGATCGTCGCCCTGATGTCGGCCGGGATCGCGGTGCGGAAGTGCGCCCCCCTCCTGGCCACCAAGTGGCGGGACCCGGCGGTCGTTGTCGTGAGTCCCGACCTCCGCTTTGCGGTCCCGGTCCTCGGCGGCCACCACGGGGCGAACGACCTCGCCCGCGAGATCGGGGCGGCGATCGGCGCCGTGCCTGTCATCTCGACGGCAACCGAGGCCCTGGGCCGCCCCTGCGTCGAAGGCGTGGCGGCCGCGACCGGCACCGTCATCGCGAACCCCCCATCCACCCTGCCGGTGAACGCCGCCATGCTCGACGGCGACGTGCCCGTCTATACGGTCGGCGGCCCGGCGATCATCGTCGCCTCCTCCGCCGTCTCCGTGCTGGTGCGGGGCGGGGAGTACGTCGTCGGCGTCGGGTGCCGGCGGGGCGTGCCGGCGGCCGCGGTCGAGGCGGCGATACGCTCGGCCCTTGCGGAGGCCGGGGTCGGGCAGGATGAGGTGCTCGTGTACGCCACGACCGAAAAGAAACGCGACGAACCGGGCCTGCGGGACGGCGTCGCCGCTCTCGGCGGCGTCCTCCTCTGCCTCCCGGACCGGACGATCAACGCCCTGACGCCCCCCTCGCCCTCGCGGGCCGGGCTCATCGGGCTTGTCGGGGTCGCCGAACCCGCCGTGCTCGCACTCGCACGCCGGGGCGAACTGGTGCTGAAAAAACATGTCTATGGGGATGTGACCGTTGCAATCGGACGATAA
- a CDS encoding cobalt-factor II C(20)-methyltransferase gives MLVGVGIGPGDPELLTVKAARLIREADAVFVPGRVAATIIAPYRTDVEVLSFPMTDDEAYISRCIEENAERIAPHARDGLAVFCILGDPNFYGTFSRLTEVLERRHPDVACSTVPGISAITAFASVAGVHVAGGIGVSDGSEEEARLLLKVKRPQETAARLRTEGFDDFVLVEKMYMDGQQVVRNDALPEESSYFSVLFARKKR, from the coding sequence GTGCTCGTCGGCGTGGGCATCGGCCCCGGCGACCCCGAACTCCTCACCGTCAAGGCGGCACGCCTGATCAGGGAGGCGGACGCCGTCTTCGTGCCGGGCAGGGTGGCGGCGACGATCATCGCCCCGTACCGCACCGACGTCGAGGTCCTCTCTTTCCCGATGACCGACGACGAAGCGTATATCTCCCGGTGCATCGAGGAGAATGCTGAGAGGATCGCCCCCCATGCGCGGGACGGCCTTGCGGTCTTCTGCATCCTCGGCGACCCGAACTTCTACGGCACCTTCTCCCGCCTGACAGAGGTGCTCGAAAGGCGCCACCCCGACGTGGCGTGCTCGACCGTGCCGGGCATCAGCGCCATCACCGCCTTCGCCTCGGTCGCGGGCGTCCATGTCGCCGGCGGCATCGGGGTGAGCGACGGGTCCGAGGAGGAGGCGCGTCTCCTCCTGAAGGTGAAGAGGCCGCAGGAGACGGCCGCCCGTCTCCGCACCGAGGGCTTCGACGACTTCGTGCTGGTCGAGAAGATGTACATGGACGGCCAGCAGGTCGTCAGGAACGACGCCCTCCCGGAGGAGAGCAGTTATTTCAGCGTCCTGTTTGCGAGGAAGAAGAGATGA
- the cobJ gene encoding precorrin-3B C(17)-methyltransferase, which yields MQSDDKTGKLSVVGIGPGGMAQMTGRAVEAIREAEYVVGNAFYLDQIAPLLPGKQVVRSSMGREVDRAKACIDLARDHRVVIVSGGDPGIYGMASIVLEVLDRAGETVDWEVVPGVTASCAGASLLGSPLSGDHVTLSLSDLLTPWEEIEHRLDLAFQMGVPIVLYNPKSHGRPENLGRALAIAARHLPPETPVGLVRNAYRDGQETATTTLGALAEDDGAVDMRTAVFIGGKETFAMKDGGMLTPRGYGRKYVY from the coding sequence TTGCAATCGGACGATAAAACAGGAAAACTCTCCGTCGTGGGCATCGGCCCCGGCGGTATGGCGCAGATGACAGGCAGGGCCGTGGAGGCGATCAGGGAGGCGGAGTACGTTGTCGGCAACGCCTTCTATCTTGACCAGATCGCCCCCCTCCTGCCGGGGAAGCAGGTGGTCAGGAGTTCGATGGGCCGCGAGGTCGACAGGGCGAAGGCGTGCATCGACCTGGCCCGCGACCACCGGGTCGTCATAGTGAGCGGCGGCGACCCGGGTATCTACGGGATGGCGAGCATCGTCCTTGAGGTGCTGGACCGCGCCGGGGAGACGGTGGACTGGGAGGTCGTGCCGGGCGTGACCGCGTCCTGTGCCGGGGCCTCCCTCCTCGGGTCGCCCCTCTCGGGCGACCATGTCACCCTCTCCCTCTCCGACCTGCTCACCCCCTGGGAGGAGATCGAGCACCGCCTCGACCTCGCCTTCCAGATGGGCGTGCCGATCGTGCTCTACAACCCGAAGAGCCACGGACGGCCGGAGAACCTGGGCCGCGCCCTTGCGATCGCCGCCCGCCATCTCCCGCCGGAGACGCCGGTGGGCCTGGTGCGGAACGCCTACCGGGACGGCCAGGAAACGGCGACGACGACCCTCGGCGCCCTTGCCGAGGACGACGGCGCGGTGGACATGCGCACGGCCGTCTTCATCGGCGGGAAGGAGACCTTTGCGATGAAGGACGGCGGCATGCTGACGCCGCGGGGTTATGGGAGGAAGTATGTATATTGA
- a CDS encoding methyltransferase domain-containing protein: MDRGLSGGPTQDEVAAVALWHLGIVPGCTVADVGCGTGKIAVAAARTAGRVIAIDRRPEAAAVARQSVAEAGAANIEVVCGEAAEVLPAAGPLGAAFVGGSRDLEEVLGVLARTVRGRIVVDCVLLETLERAVKEMQRLGIFREAVSLQVARTRPLGTGLMFRPANPVWLVIGEVA; encoded by the coding sequence ATGGATAGGGGACTTTCTGGTGGCCCGACGCAGGACGAGGTGGCGGCCGTGGCGCTCTGGCACCTCGGGATTGTGCCGGGGTGCACCGTCGCCGATGTCGGGTGCGGGACCGGGAAGATCGCGGTCGCCGCCGCCCGCACGGCCGGACGGGTGATCGCGATCGACCGCCGCCCCGAGGCGGCCGCCGTCGCACGGCAGTCTGTTGCGGAGGCGGGCGCCGCGAATATCGAGGTGGTCTGCGGGGAGGCCGCGGAGGTCCTCCCGGCCGCCGGACCCCTCGGCGCCGCGTTCGTCGGGGGCTCCCGCGACCTTGAAGAGGTGCTCGGCGTCCTCGCCCGCACGGTGCGGGGCCGGATCGTCGTCGACTGCGTCCTCCTGGAGACCCTGGAAAGGGCGGTGAAGGAGATGCAGAGACTCGGCATATTCAGGGAGGCCGTCTCCCTCCAGGTCGCCCGCACCCGCCCCCTCGGCACCGGCCTGATGTTTCGACCGGCGAATCCGGTCTGGCTCGTCATCGGGGAGGTGGCCTGA
- a CDS encoding nitroreductase family protein — protein sequence MYLGPNLGLTIIRTRHSIRQYKDEPIEEKIIQNALDCARLAPTARNEQPWLFGVVRDKETLAKIAGLADHGKFIAGAQVCFAVFGKRDAKYYLEDCSAATTQLILGLWAYGIGSCWVAGEKKDYAEDVRALLGVPEEYSLVSLLPAGYPKELTLAEKKDLDDLVFRERYSGN from the coding sequence ATGTATCTTGGTCCGAACCTTGGGCTTACCATCATCAGGACGCGTCACTCCATCAGGCAGTACAAGGATGAACCCATCGAGGAGAAGATCATCCAGAACGCCCTGGACTGCGCCCGTCTCGCCCCGACGGCCAGAAACGAGCAGCCGTGGCTCTTCGGCGTGGTCAGGGACAAGGAGACCCTCGCGAAGATCGCCGGTCTCGCCGACCACGGGAAGTTCATCGCCGGCGCCCAGGTCTGCTTCGCGGTCTTCGGCAAGAGGGACGCGAAATATTACCTGGAGGACTGCTCCGCGGCCACCACCCAGCTCATCCTCGGGCTGTGGGCCTATGGCATCGGCTCCTGCTGGGTCGCCGGGGAGAAGAAGGACTATGCCGAGGACGTGCGTGCGCTCCTCGGCGTCCCCGAGGAGTACTCCCTCGTCTCCCTTCTCCCGGCCGGGTACCCGAAGGAGTTGACCCTCGCCGAGAAGAAAGACCTGGACGACCTCGTCTTCCGGGAACGCTATTCCGGGAACTGA
- the cobM gene encoding precorrin-4 C(11)-methyltransferase produces the protein MTKTVYFVGAGPGDPDLITVKGNALLMRADVLIYAGSLVNPALVARSPAPEKYDSWGMKLPEMVGIMQEAADAGKCVVRLHSGDPALYGAIVEQIADLEKAGIEVEVVPGVSSMFGAAAALKTQFTLRGVSESVIVTRPAGATLESDQIAEFARTGATLVVFLGTEHMEEVLAKAACPPETPAAVVYHATWPDQIVVRGTVADIAAKARAAGIERSALIIIGGVVDATRSAYTNSDLYG, from the coding sequence ATGACGAAGACAGTGTATTTTGTCGGCGCAGGGCCGGGCGACCCGGACCTGATCACGGTGAAGGGCAACGCCCTCCTGATGCGGGCCGACGTGCTCATCTATGCGGGGTCGCTCGTGAACCCGGCGCTCGTCGCCAGGTCGCCGGCCCCGGAGAAGTACGATTCCTGGGGCATGAAGCTCCCGGAGATGGTCGGGATCATGCAGGAGGCCGCCGACGCCGGGAAGTGCGTCGTCAGGCTCCACTCGGGCGATCCCGCGCTGTACGGTGCGATCGTCGAGCAGATCGCGGACCTGGAAAAGGCCGGGATCGAGGTCGAGGTCGTCCCCGGCGTCTCGTCGATGTTCGGGGCGGCCGCCGCCCTGAAGACCCAGTTCACCCTCAGGGGCGTCTCAGAGTCGGTGATCGTCACGCGGCCCGCGGGCGCGACCCTGGAGAGCGACCAGATCGCCGAGTTCGCACGGACCGGGGCGACGCTGGTCGTCTTCCTGGGGACTGAGCACATGGAGGAGGTGCTCGCCAAGGCCGCCTGCCCGCCGGAGACCCCGGCGGCCGTCGTGTACCACGCCACCTGGCCAGACCAGATCGTGGTGCGGGGCACGGTCGCCGACATCGCGGCGAAGGCGCGGGCGGCCGGGATCGAGCGTTCGGCCCTGATCATCATCGGCGGCGTGGTCGACGCCACCAGGTCGGCCTACACCAACTCGGACCTCTACGGATGA